The Diabrotica undecimpunctata isolate CICGRU chromosome 3, icDiaUnde3, whole genome shotgun sequence genome includes the window atgttctccaccttgcatctgagtcgtatatctgtacttccagctctgtctcatagtgtcttgccatcaatttgtctgttttcatctctgctgtttctaacatcctttttgtcctctctgtatcaggtcgtgtttctgccgcgtatgtcattattggtctgatgactgttttgtaaattctgcctttcatttctttcccgatatttttatttctccgtatagttttattcaggcagcctgcggatctgtttgctctattcaatTGATCTTCCCCTTCAGTTTCGATCTTTCCGTAGCtggataatgtgatgcctagatatttaaactccatcacttgttctattatctgaccttccagctccaatttacatcttagtaaatttgctgttgtaaccatgcattttgccctttttggggaaattaacatgttaaattttctggcggttatattaaattggtgaagcatacgttgtaaatcgtcttcactttgagagagtagtctTGGGTCGTCTgcaaagcagattattttaagttgttttttgttccatttggtatccttttttagttcttactttttttattagttCATCCATAATcgggttgaacaatagaggactcagggaatcttcctgtcttataccattgccagcttcaatagggtcggttaattcttcttccacatttacttttattgtgttgttttggtagatattttcgatcgttttgattattcctagaggtatctctcttgcgtacaataattGGATAACTTCTTTAATTTGACCCtttcaaatgccttcttaaggtcgacgaaacatagatatgccggtttgttgtattctaatgatttctcttgcacttgcctcattcgGTGCATGATTTTCGTGAcctgaaaccttgttgttcttttgctagtgttataatttcattcagtttatttgttatcactttggttgttaattttagtgttgtatttaatcaattaatttctctgtaattttctgggtcCGATAGGTTTTCCTTTTGAAGataggtattaggatgcttgatctccattcttgaggaattctgttttgttctattttttggattagttttaatagttgtttggtcagatctggtcctccgtactttaggagttcgttcggtattctgtcctctcctgatgatttcatcatcatcattttggctttacaaccctgtgtgggtcctagcctccccaagaatttttctccagtcgtccctatccatcgccttcctccgccaagcacgtatttccatatttctcatgtcttcatcgatgttatctaggaatcttgttctgggtcttcctcttcttctttgaccaataggtctatcaaggagcgtttttctagctgggtcggtttgctccatccgcattacatggcctacccacctcagacatcctatctttatgtgtttccTCCTGATGATTTTCGTGAtgatgtgtttcgtttttattagtttgttcattttttttctttgttctctaatcattctccatattttttttgtgttccgtagaagtcgtgttccatctgttttgagaagctctgccagtgttccctttttattggTCTAGCTAAAGTATTCTTTTCATttttgattcgtttatagtggttaaaTGCCTGTTGTTTTTGTTGTGTTctatattgtaaaaaggctttcttcttttcttcacattttgtcttcacttaatGCTGATTAGAGAACATTGCTAATAGAACATAATGCCAATAGGAGACTCAAAAGAAACTGGCCAGCTGACCAGTTAAACAGTTAAAGTGGTCTGTGTTAACTGAAACAGTTAAAGTGGTCTTGTCACTAGAGAAGACCTCAGCAAACCAATAGGAGCCGTTTGCTCTGCAGCCAGCAAATTAGCTTATAGAACATTATCCGTGCTTTGATTGCTAAAGGGtgtaactaaataaaaaaattaatgatttttaaataaaactttttaatctaaaaaaCATCTTAAACTTGTATACTcattaaaaacgttttttttttaagggCAAAGGAgttcagaaaaagaaaaaaataattagagatgAAATCAAACCTTTAAAACTTCGACCCTCCGTAGTGCACAGAGCACTACAGAAAAAGATCATTTCAACAAGTACACCATTACTTTCCAAACACATAAATCGAAATTTTTTTTCTGATAACACGAGTGTATCCTCAATAACAGATCAAGAACTAGAGGAATGCATTGAAGAAGTTGCAAAGGACGGGTTAAATGTGACTGATAATAACcgatcaaaaaaattaaatcaacagAGCCAAAGCAATCGATTGAAGGAAAATTACGACATTAATAATTTATCAAATATATCAAACAACATCGATAAAAATAATTGCATCCATTATACTTTGCAAAGTCCCCATAGAGAATGCGGTATTAGACGTTCCGATACATCGTCAAAGCAAGAAAAAAATTACGCGAGCATCAACCTAGAAAGAAGTAACAAAGTAGATGGTGATGTTGTTATTTCGAATGTGTTACTAGAGGGAAAAGCTAAAACCAATACAGACCCAATAGTTTCCACAGAAGCAAAGTCATCTAAAATTCCTATTTCACATTTAAGATGCAAAACtttaaataatgtaaaaaatagtACTTTAAATGAAAACGGCCGAACAAATTACGCTGCATCTAAATCACTGCTGGAACCAATATCGAATGTTGAAATAGCACATACAGTTTGCgttgaaaatattataaataatgatGTTGAACATCGAACACGTCAAAAACCGCCTATACCAAAACCTCGAAAGAAACGAATATATACTGAAACGGACACCGAAACTACTATCCATAATAACAATAATGTAGACCTTCCTAAATCAAAATTAAGTCCAAGAGTATCTGAAAAATTAGATCTTAAATTGAAAACAAATGTCTGTAGTGTACAAACATCTCCTATGCAATTTGAAAGCCCTTCATCCcctaaatacagaaaaagaaCACGACTGTCGACTTTTATTGATAAGATTACCCAGAAAGCTGTATCTAAAAATTCTTCTTGTAATAAATCCCGTAGTTTATACAAAACAACCCTACCGGATACAGCTGATAAAGTTATACAAACATCAGATCGTCCAATATCGCCATCTTTTATATCAGAAAGTAATTATACGCAGGATGAAACTGAGGAAAGTAATGTTAGTTATAGTGATAGTTCAATTTCAAATTATACCAGGTTTATAGAAGACTGTCAGAAGATGAAGAACTTTCGTCAGCTTCAGATTAAACAAACTTTTTTgaagaaatataaatataagaGGAAGGAAAAAGGTCGTTTAAGACGTAACAATATTGAATTAAACTCAATAAAGTCTAAACAAACTCGAAATAATAATCAGCAAGACAGTTATATTTCAGAATCCATTATTACTACTGCTTCAGAAGTTGAGTCTTCTCAATTTATGGGAAACAATGACTTAAAAGAAACCCCATCACGAATTCAAAACATGCAAAACAATATAGACGTGAATCAAATTGTAAACGAGTGGCTTTCCAATATCGATAAAGAATTGACAGAATCAGTTATAAGTATAAGTGACGGAGAATCTTATTGTTCACATAAAGAACACTATGTATCAACAAACAATCCATCAAAAAATATACCAACTGCTCGCAAAGATTCACTGCAAAATGATATCGATGAAGATCATAGTGATGAAACATCAAGTGCCTGCAAATCCAATTATTCAAATAAAGAATACCAATTAGTTACAAATACTCTGTCAAAAAATATATCATATGTTAACAAAACTTTAGTTCAAAATGATATAAATAACGACCGTGATGATGAAACATCACGTGTTAATATAATTAGTACAAGTAAAGGATATCAAATATCTAGAAAAAATAGTTCAAAAaatatatcatctgttaacaaaGCTTCATTACCAAATGATGTAAATAATGATGGAGAATATGCATCATCAAGTGAAAGGAAAATAAATTGTGTAATTGAAGAATGCCAAACATCTAGAAATAATAGTTCAAACAACATGAAACGTTTGTTTGAAAATGATGTAAATGAAGATCATGGTGATGGATCATCAAGTGTCAGCAAATCAAATTGTTCAAATAAAGAATACCAGTCAGCTACAAATAATCGGTCAAAAAATATATCACATGTTAATAAAACTCTAGTTCAACATGATATAAATAATGACCGTGGTGATGATACGTCACCTGTTAACATAACTTGTACAAATAAAGAATATCAAATATCTACAGAAAATAGATCAAAAaatatatcatctgttaacaaaGCTTCATTGCCAATTGATGTAAATAATGATGGAGAATGTGCATCATCAAGTGCCAGGAAATTAAATTGTCCAAATGAAGAATGCCAAACATCTAGAAACAATAGATCAAAAAATATATCACATATTAACAAAGATTTATTGGAAAATGATGTAAATGAAGATCATGGTGATGGATCATCAAGTGTCAGCAAATCAAATTGTTCAAATAAAGAATACCAGTCAGCTACAAATAATCGGTCAAAAAATATATCACATGTTAATAAAACTCTAGTTCAACATGATATAAATAATGACCGTGGTGATGATACGTCACCTGTTAACATAACTTGTACAAATAAAGAATATCAAATATCTACAGAAAATAGATCAAAAaatatatcatctgttaacaaaGCTTCATTACCAATTGATGTAAATAATGATGGAGAATGTGCATCATCAAGTGCCAGGAAATTAAATTGTCCAAATGAAGAATGCCAAACATCTAGAAACAATAGATCAAAAAATATATCACATATTAACAAAGATTTATTGGAAAATGATGTAAATGAAGATCATGGTGATGGATCATCAAGTGTCAGTAAATCAAATTGTTCAAATAAAGAATACCAATCAGCTAGAAATAATCGGTCAAAAAATATATCACATGTTAATAAAACTCTATTTCAAAATGATATAAATAATGACCGTGGTGATGATACATCACCTGTTAACATAACTTGTAAAAATAAAGAATATCAAATATCTACAGAAAATAGATCAAAAaatatatcatctgttaacaaaGCTTCATTGCCAATTGATGTAAATAATGATGGAGAATGTGCATCATCAAGTGCCAGGAAATTAAATTGTCCAATTGAAGAATGCCAAACATCTAGAAACAATAGGTCAAAAAATATATCACATATTAACAAAGATTTATTGGAAAATTATGTAAATGAAGATCGTGGTGATGAATCATCAAGTGCTAGCAAATCAAATTGTTCAAATGAAGAACACCAATCTGTTATAAACAATCGGTCAAAAAATATATCACATATTAACAAAGATGATGTAAACTATGATCGCGAAAATGAAATATCAAATGTAAACGCAACAAATTATTCAAATAAAGAACATCAAATTTGTACAGACAATCGATCAAAAAATATATCCTCTGTTAACAAAGCTTCATTACGCAATGATATAAATGATGATCGGGGATATGATTCATTAAGTATGAGGAAAACAAATTCTTTAATTAACCAAAAATCTAAAAACAATCGGTCAAACAGTGTAACACATATTAACAAAACTTTAGTTCAAAATGATGTAAATGATGATCAGGACAATGAAATGTTAAGTGTGAACGCAACAAATTGTTCAGATAAAGAATATCACATATCTACAGTTAATCGATCAAAAAATATATCATCTGTTAATAAAGCTTCAGTTCAAAATGATGTTAATGATGATCGGGGATATGAATCATCAAGTGTAAGGATAACAAATTCTTTAGTTAGCCAAACATCTAAAAACAATCGGTCAAAAAGTAAACCAATTGTTCACAAAGCTTTAGATCAAAATGATGTAAATGATGATTGCGACAATGAAATATCGAGTATAAACGCAATAAATTGCTCAAATAAAGAATATCAAATATCCACAGACAATCGATCAAAAAATATATCATGTGTTAACAAATCTTCATTACCAAACGATGTAAATAATGATCGGGAATGTGAATCATCAAGTGTGAGGAAAACTAATTCTTCAATTGGCCACACATCTAAAAACATTCAGCCAAATAATAAACCACATATTAACAAGGCTTCAGTTCAAAATGATGTAAATGATGATCGCGACAATAAAATATCAAGTGTAAAGGCAATAAATTGCTCAAATATAGAATATCAAATATCCACAGACAATCGATCAAAAaatatatcatctgttaacaaaTCTTCATTACCAAACGGTGTAAATAATGATCGGGAATGTGAATCATCAAGTGTGAAGAAATCTAATTCTTCAATTGGCCACACATCTAAAAACATTCAGCCAAAAAATAAACCACATATTAACAAGGCTTCAGTTCAAAATGATGCAAATGATGATCGCGACCATAACATATCAAGTGTAAACGCAATAAATTGTTCAAAAAAAGAGTATCAAATATCTACAGACAATCGATCAAATAATATATCGTCTGTTAATAAAGCTTCGGTACAAAATGATATTAATGATGATCGGGGATATGAATCGTCAAGTGTGAGGAAAACAAATTCTTTAACTAGCCCACCATCTAGAAACAGTCGGTCCAAAAATATATTACCTAGTAACACAGCTTTAATTTCGCATGATGTAAATTATGATCTTTGTGATAAATCAAGCAAATTATATTGTAATGAAAACCACCTACCTACAAACAGTCGCTCAAACAATATATCACCTGTTAACAAATCTTTATTTCAAAGTGATGCTCGTGATGTTAAATCACCAAGTGCCAGAAAATCAACTTCGCATAGAAAAATCCGGATATCTAGAAACAATCGGTTAAAAAATATATCAACTGTTAACAAAGCTTTGTTTCAAAATGATCTGAATGAGGATCGTGATGTTGAACTATTAAATGTCAGTAAATCAGATTGTTTGAATAAAGAAAATCATTTATCTATAAAAAACCGGCCTACAAATATATCACCTATTAACAAAGCTTTATGTCACAATAATGTAAACCAGTATGGTGATGATGAACCATTAAATGCCAGCAGATCTAATTGTTCAAATAAAGAATACAATTTATCTACACGTCATCTGtcaagaaacagatcacatactAACAAATCTATATTTCAAAATGATGTAAATGTGTGTGATAATGAGCCGCTTAATGCTAGCAAATCAATAGGTTTAAATAAAGAATGCCAAATATCTACAAACAATCCGCCCAAAAATATATCACCTGTTAACAAAGCTTTATTTCAAAATGAGCTAAATGATGACAGTGATGTTGAACCATTAAATGTCAGCAAATCAAATTGTTCAAATAAAGAATATcgattatttataaacaatagacCGACAACTATATCACCAATTAACAAAGCtttatttacaaataatgtaAATGATTATGGTGGTGATGAACCATTAAATACCAGCAATTCAAATTGTTCAAACAATCCGTCAACAAATATAACATCTGTTAATAAAGATAAGAGGGAACATAACACCAATTTGAACAATTGTTCAAACAACAGACAATTACGGGTTATATTAACTAACCATAAATACATTTGTAACTCTAGACAGTTACCAGTGCAAGAGGCAAATTCGCAACTGAATATTAATGTAGGCTATGAAAACCTTATTAATTTGGCACCAGAAAACGATACTGTAGAAGGCCGTAAAACTAATGATGAAATTTCCAATGAATATGACGACCATCGAGTTGTGAATGAACATGGTTTAACAAAAACATCgaagaaaacaaagaaatcaacATCAAAGAAAAGTAAAATTGGTAAGTACtcgtaatattattaataatatgagTATTAAAACAAACGAGTTTTTTCGGAAATACAATTCTTACGACTTACAGCGACAAAATAGTTCACGTCTATTGTTTGATTTACATTCAGTTTTTCTTGTAATCTTTTGTATATTTTACTGTATAGAATATTCCCTATATAGAATACAATAGTATAAACTAATTTTTTGAAGTCTTCTTACGATTTAGAATGTATGATGGATAGATCGATTGCTATTTTTACTTGAAAAATTATTGGACGCCCTAAATCCAGTACGTAATCGCCTTCTACGTTAAGTCAAAAAAGCCCCAAACGCACTagttatttcagtttttttttaaatatgtcattTTTTAGGTAAAAATCTTAGTTCAACTGAAGCAACAACAGAATCATTAGGTAAGTAattattttgtcaaaattttttatattatatcgtGCATACATGTGTATATACCGATATGGCAATTTTTCAACTACCGTTTACGTTATTCAGtaataacacttaattgtttgaatacgagTGAAAAACAATCCATGCATGTTGGAGTAGCGAGTCTAACTTttaaggacccttaagctagcgggaaCAAACGAGCGGAATccaattgtaacatttttttatagttaatatcTTAAATTAATTCTAATCCCTTTACCTCCTTTGCTGATACGCCCATAGTCGTATTTGCAAACaagttgataaattttattggaaACTACCGAAATATTACGGAAGAATCTACCTActtatttaaagacgccggtttGGTTAATCCTTAGTTAATTCCGGTTTCGCGTCTGTTCCTTTGATAGACTTGTTAAATATCGTCGAAAGCACGTccatagtaatttttctgtaaaaaccTAATTCCGAAGATTTTATTTTCGTCACGTTCCAAGTTACTAGTATCGTTGTTTACCTCGAACCCTTCGGActttttaccttcttagaaatGGAGTTTTACCTACTTTATACCTAGAATATACTCTTTATACTTAGAATTATACCTATCCTTTTGGGTGGGAGATATCCCACCTTTCTTGGGTAGTTTCGTAAATTTTTAGAGGAGGAATACCACTTCTAGTTGGGCGATCTTAGAGGATAGCTGCTCgttaccttaccgtctctgtgcattttctttctaagtgtgtatacacttatatATTTGAGTTCTTTTAATCTAATATCATtttagattaaatattggtataaagtaccttttaattgaaataacttcagtgcttgatacaagtatAGTATATAATTTCAGTGCAGTGTAGCAGTCATCAAGATTTACTGTAAGTAATCAATCGAATAATATGGTATGGTTATGGTATCATATTatcttcaattatctgggcgaatctaCATTCCTCCATGTCTTCACTTGTAGTTAAGAGTAACTactaatttttgcattcaatttaaagaacattcaatattttcttacgaactttccatcagctactaagaaattctaataaataataattaacttaACCAGTGCgggttggttaaatttttatttcgtaATCTTGTCGTATTCtttgaatttaactttaattaactttgtgttatttgttattcatttttttatttactatacccagtatctcgagatatgcccattaaacagcaaagagagactttctttaatcaactttagttgaatatttttatatagcatcaGACTCTCTttgctgataatttaatttgtgtatgattccattatattgtatttgtaaaggtatttatcaatcataatactgtttattttttatatgtataccaccatttaataattaatggtgtatttttattacttgagtGTACATTCAGCCGCCTacatcattgtgttgttgaatatattgtttttgttttatgtatgaattttatttgtcgactcctaacaagtttCTTGATAACgtaataactctgaatatttgcttattatattaaattattattataccttcgaccagaagaaagatcaagctgattaagtttcgtgggtaagtaggtggacggagtccacctaatatatttattatttgtttatatagtgtgttgaccaaatttatttaataattaactgttggtatctttccttggatttggtctcagaaccaaaatatttttccttatcttttctattttcttcttaatggtttcttaattttctccttaaaccccaaaaaaattaagtggcgccctgttcctatcttatcttatctttggtaattttacccatctatctttttgtttatttcggtaTCTTTTCTAATACGTCTTATCCTGtcatatctttacttatttcatccgttggacccattcctggtcccaaaagctagtttcgaacccacgactcgctctccaccaaccatctggctgccgtccgtaGTGTCTCCATTgatgacctttctagcaccatccaaaaaaggtttccgaggttacacaatttaacctacgtaatattgttcacccatttttcactaatttattaccaccctaataatttttcaccaacaaaccaaccttaaggggagcgattctgctggcttaacgttcaagctagcagaattttTTGCCTCTCAACTAACTCGTGGTAGcttaggttaaaataaaaaaaaagtaatttttaaataacactGTATGCTACAAAGCTTTTCCAATTTATTTACCACCTTCACAATTGTTTACCTCTCTatgagaagtcaataattctgctaggttgaattttgaactgacaaaacaaaattataaaaggtattttaaataatttttttgtattgttctttTACTTTAACCTTTCACTATCTTTTGCTATCTTCATATTTTTCAACTAACACACTGGACATAAATTCCGCACCTTTTTGGGGCGTAAAGTCGTACTTTTTCGTCCTGTATAAAAAAATGCATGTTTTCACATTTCAAGAGTTAAAAATCAACTATAGACGTGATCGTGCCTAGATGAATGTGCACTGGTGTTTACTATTCAAAATTACTTTAAAACTATTGTACTCAGCATACCTCAGGAACAGTACAGAGACCCTATATTTGCAATTGCAGCCGCTGCAGCCCCACTCCAATTGGCGGTACACTTCGCTCAGGTCTATGGATGTACAcaataaatacaaatcttttaatcttttaacaataggtgcgcaaGATGTCCCAACTCTCCTTTACAATTATGCAGTTAATgtaatagacataataaaattatttcaatttgaatatttctcacctggtaattattctgtgaaatataacaattccattgtatttactaaaactaaaattgatttcagttattttatatttattaaaaggaCTCACATCAAGGGACACTATCAAAgggattttttaaaacaaaatttataatttttgtaataaagtattttcatattttcactacatttaaaaaataaatattagctaacacagagtaacatttcagaatgttttttaattagggtagttgagaaaacaATGATTAgtctggtaaaaatatagtaaaaatctagcagagcacttttgtatttccaaaaagatTTCGCATTTAGCTAGCGTGAATGCgtagcttgttgaatgtttcccattaactgtgGCTTAGGGGATCAAAAATTATGAGGGTggataaaattcagtaaaaacctggcaagcaatttatactttCAGTTACAAGAAGAGTAcggtaaaattgtaaaaatagatttttatcacctttaatattaacccaacagaattattgacttctcatAAGAAGTGgttgaggggtgaataattactagcgtggtaataaattcataaaaacctagcagagcactgtggtatatcataaatattatttttggaattCTACTAGTTTCAACCGTAAGCCAGTAAAATCGCTCCcttta containing:
- the LOC140437240 gene encoding uncharacterized protein, producing the protein MSNTEHQTSKTSNEDDGLNDTFESLAQQVQQLIGKGVQKKKKIIRDEIKPLKLRPSVVHRALQKKIISTSTPLLSKHINRNFFSDNTSVSSITDQELEECIEEVAKDGLNVTDNNRSKKLNQQSQSNRLKENYDINNLSNISNNIDKNNCIHYTLQSPHRECGIRRSDTSSKQEKNYASINLERSNKVDGDVVISNVLLEGKAKTNTDPIVSTEAKSSKIPISHLRCKTLNNVKNSTLNENGRTNYAASKSLLEPISNVEIAHTVCVENIINNDVEHRTRQKPPIPKPRKKRIYTETDTETTIHNNNNVDLPKSKLSPRVSEKLDLKLKTNVCSVQTSPMQFESPSSPKYRKRTRLSTFIDKITQKAVSKNSSCNKSRSLYKTTLPDTADKVIQTSDRPISPSFISESNYTQDETEESNVSYSDSSISNYTRFIEDCQKMKNFRQLQIKQTFLKKYKYKRKEKGRLRRNNIELNSIKSKQTRNNNQQDSYISESIITTASEVESSQFMGNNDLKETPSRIQNMQNNIDVNQIVNEWLSNIDKELTESVISISDGESYCSHKEHYVSTNNPSKNIPTARKDSLQNDIDEDHSDETSSACKSNYSNKEYQLVTNTLSKNISYVNKTLVQNDINNDRDDETSRVNIISTSKGYQISRKNSSKNISSVNKASLPNDVNNDGEYASSSERKINCVIEECQTSRNNSSNNMKRLFENDVNEDHGDGSSSVSKSNCSNKEYQSATNNRSKNISHVNKTLVQHDINNDRGDDTSPVNITCTNKEYQISTENRSKNISSVNKASLPIDVNNDGECASSSARKLNCPNEECQTSRNNRSKNISHINKDLLENDVNEDHGDGSSSVSKSNCSNKEYQSATNNRSKNISHVNKTLVQHDINNDRGDDTSPVNITCTNKEYQISTENRSKNISSVNKASLPIDVNNDGECASSSARKLNCPNEECQTSRNNRSKNISHINKDLLENDVNEDHGDGSSSVSKSNCSNKEYQSARNNRSKNISHVNKTLFQNDINNDRGDDTSPVNITCKNKEYQISTENRSKNISSVNKASLPIDVNNDGECASSSARKLNCPIEECQTSRNNRSKNISHINKDLLENYVNEDRGDESSSASKSNCSNEEHQSVINNRSKNISHINKDDVNYDRENEISNVNATNYSNKEHQICTDNRSKNISSVNKASLRNDINDDRGYDSLSMRKTNSLINQKSKNNRSNSVTHINKTLVQNDVNDDQDNEMLSVNATNCSDKEYHISTVNRSKNISSVNKASVQNDVNDDRGYESSSVRITNSLVSQTSKNNRSKSKPIVHKALDQNDVNDDCDNEISSINAINCSNKEYQISTDNRSKNISCVNKSSLPNDVNNDRECESSSVRKTNSSIGHTSKNIQPNNKPHINKASVQNDVNDDRDNKISSVKAINCSNIEYQISTDNRSKNISSVNKSSLPNGVNNDRECESSSVKKSNSSIGHTSKNIQPKNKPHINKASVQNDANDDRDHNISSVNAINCSKKEYQISTDNRSNNISSVNKASVQNDINDDRGYESSSVRKTNSLTSPPSRNSRSKNILPSNTALISHDVNYDLCDKSSKLYCNENHLPTNSRSNNISPVNKSLFQSDARDVKSPSARKSTSHRKIRISRNNRLKNISTVNKALFQNDLNEDRDVELLNVSKSDCLNKENHLSIKNRPTNISPINKALCHNNVNQYGDDEPLNASRSNCSNKEYNLSTRHLSRNRSHTNKSIFQNDVNVCDNEPLNASKSIGLNKECQISTNNPPKNISPVNKALFQNELNDDSDVEPLNVSKSNCSNKEYRLFINNRPTTISPINKALFTNNVNDYGGDEPLNTSNSNCSNNPSTNITSVNKDKREHNTNLNNCSNNRQLRVILTNHKYICNSRQLPVQEANSQLNINVGYENLINLAPENDTVEGRKTNDEISNEYDDHRVVNEHGLTKTSKKTKKSTSKKSKIGKNLSSTEATTESLDLRRSTRERKPRKQVYCPSFIDISEEKLNRLFGTRSGKRTSKSVYNSVNQISCRTPQKVQKIKSSMRRNTKTSGITENSNRENASSNHSATANMSSCHQENTADPQNSINVFNNCQNDQMHNFSHTEIESRLSCSSRFKLKVVQNEVTFTQEQDNLKYSDLLSDDNGSSMLYLEIPPGEKKGLHKSRKYNLFYFANEGRGKVNIDGTACVFQKGGRFFIPKGVTYSIVNNSKTKSILLACVRTPV